Proteins from one Ammospiza nelsoni isolate bAmmNel1 chromosome 34, bAmmNel1.pri, whole genome shotgun sequence genomic window:
- the LOC132085937 gene encoding cell division cycle protein 20 homolog — translation MQMEMANFLLTKENDPAEDSPTKKEQQKAWAVNLNGFDVEEAKILHLRGKPQNAPEGCQNNLKVLYSQKMAPGSSRKNSRNIP, via the exons ATGCAGATGGAGATGGCAAATTTCCTCCTAACCAAAGAGAATGACCCTGCTGAGGATTCCCCTACCAAGAAG GAGCAACAGAAAGCCTGGGCAGTGAATCTGAATGGTTTTGATGTAGAAGAGGCAAAAATCCTCCACCTCAGAGGAAAACCACAGAATGCTCCAGAAG GCTGTCAGAATAACCTGAAAGTGCTCTACAGTCAGAAAATGGCACCTGGATCCAGCAGGAAGAATAGcagaaatattccctga